One window from the genome of Enterobacter asburiae encodes:
- the hycE gene encoding formate hydrogenlyase subunit HycE, with amino-acid sequence MSEEKKGQQYLAALHQAFPGVVLEESWQTKDQITVTIKVNYLPEVVEFLYYQQGGWLSVLFGNDERQLCGNYAVYYVMSMEQGEKCWLTVRVEVDPNKPEYPSVTPRVPAAVWGEREVRDMYGLVPVGLPDERRLVLPDDWPDELYPLRKDSMDYRQRPAPTTDSETYEFINELGSKKNNVVPIGPLHVTSDEPGHFRLFVDGENIIDADYRLFYVHRGMEKLAETRMGYNEVTFLSDRVCGICGFAHSTAYTTSVENGMGIVVPERAQMIRAILLEVERLHSHLLNLGLACHFVGFDSGFMQFFRVREASMKMAEILTGARKTYGLNLIGGIRRDLLKDDMIQTRQLAQQMRRDVQELVDMLLSTPNIEQRTVGIGRLDPEIARDFSNVGPMVRASGHARDTRADHPFVGYGLLPMTVHSEQGCDVISRLKVRINEVFAALNMIDFGLDNLPGGPLMVEGFTYIPNRFALGFAEAPRGDDIHWSMTGDNQKLYRWRCRAATYANWPTLRYMLRGNTVSDAPLIIGSLDPCYSCTDRMTVVDVRKKKSQVVPYKELERYSIERKNSPLK; translated from the coding sequence ATGTCTGAAGAAAAGAAAGGTCAGCAGTATCTCGCCGCGTTGCATCAGGCTTTCCCCGGCGTGGTGCTGGAGGAGTCCTGGCAAACCAAAGACCAGATAACCGTCACCATTAAGGTGAACTACCTGCCGGAAGTGGTGGAGTTTCTCTATTACCAGCAGGGCGGCTGGCTGTCGGTGCTGTTCGGCAACGACGAGCGCCAGCTGTGCGGCAACTATGCGGTGTACTACGTGATGTCGATGGAGCAGGGCGAAAAGTGCTGGCTCACCGTGCGCGTCGAAGTCGACCCGAATAAGCCGGAATACCCGTCCGTCACGCCGCGCGTGCCTGCCGCGGTCTGGGGCGAGCGCGAAGTGCGCGACATGTACGGCCTGGTGCCGGTCGGCCTGCCGGACGAGCGCCGCCTGGTGCTGCCGGACGACTGGCCGGACGAACTCTATCCGCTGCGCAAAGACAGCATGGACTACCGCCAGCGCCCGGCGCCGACCACCGACAGCGAAACCTACGAGTTCATCAACGAGCTGGGCAGCAAGAAGAACAACGTAGTGCCGATCGGCCCGCTGCACGTCACCTCCGACGAGCCGGGCCACTTCCGCCTGTTCGTTGACGGCGAAAACATTATCGACGCCGACTACCGCCTGTTCTACGTCCACCGCGGCATGGAAAAGCTGGCGGAAACCCGCATGGGCTACAACGAAGTGACGTTCCTCTCTGACCGCGTGTGCGGCATCTGCGGCTTCGCCCACAGCACCGCCTACACCACCTCGGTGGAAAACGGCATGGGGATCGTGGTGCCGGAGCGCGCGCAGATGATCCGCGCCATTCTGCTGGAAGTGGAGCGCCTGCACTCGCACCTGCTGAACCTCGGCCTGGCCTGCCACTTCGTCGGCTTTGACTCCGGGTTTATGCAGTTCTTCCGCGTGCGCGAGGCGTCGATGAAGATGGCGGAGATCCTCACCGGGGCGCGCAAAACCTACGGCCTGAACCTGATCGGCGGGATCCGCCGCGACCTGCTGAAGGACGACATGATCCAGACCCGCCAGCTGGCGCAGCAGATGCGCCGGGACGTGCAAGAGCTGGTGGACATGCTGCTCAGCACGCCAAACATCGAGCAGCGCACCGTCGGCATCGGTCGCCTTGACCCGGAGATCGCCCGCGACTTCAGCAACGTCGGCCCGATGGTGCGCGCCAGCGGCCACGCCCGCGACACGCGTGCCGATCACCCGTTCGTCGGCTACGGCCTGCTGCCGATGACCGTGCACAGCGAGCAGGGCTGCGACGTCATTTCGCGCCTCAAGGTGCGCATCAACGAGGTGTTCGCCGCCCTGAACATGATCGACTTCGGCCTCGATAACCTGCCGGGCGGCCCGCTGATGGTGGAGGGCTTCACCTACATCCCGAACCGCTTTGCCCTCGGCTTTGCCGAAGCGCCGCGCGGGGACGACATTCACTGGAGCATGACCGGCGACAACCAGAAGCTTTACCGCTGGCGCTGCCGCGCGGCCACCTACGCCAACTGGCCAACCCTGCGCTATATGCTGCGCGGCAACACGGTTTCCGATGCGCCGCTGATCATCGGCAGCCTCGACCCGTGCTACTCCTGCACCGACCGCATGACCGTTGTGGACGTGCGCAAGAAGAAAAGCCAGGTGGTGCCGTACAAAGAGCTTGAGCGCTACAGCATCGAGCGTAAAAACTCGCCGCTGAAATAA
- the hycI gene encoding hydrogenase maturation peptidase HycI, with amino-acid sequence MTDVLLCVGNSMMGDDGAGPLLAEMCAANPQGSWVVIDGGSAPENDVVAIRELRPKRLLIVDATDMGLNPGEVRLIDPDDIAETFMMTTHNMPLNYLVDQIKDDVGEVLFLGIQPDIVGFYYPMTPPVKEAVEVVYSRLAEWDGNGGFEPLTLTLSP; translated from the coding sequence GTGACTGACGTTTTACTGTGTGTCGGCAACAGCATGATGGGCGACGACGGCGCGGGCCCGCTGCTGGCAGAGATGTGCGCCGCGAACCCGCAGGGCAGCTGGGTGGTGATTGACGGCGGCAGCGCGCCGGAAAACGACGTGGTCGCCATTCGCGAGCTGCGCCCGAAAAGGCTGTTAATCGTCGATGCCACCGATATGGGGCTCAACCCCGGCGAGGTCCGCCTGATTGACCCGGACGACATCGCCGAGACGTTTATGATGACGACGCACAATATGCCGCTCAACTACCTGGTCGATCAGATTAAAGACGACGTGGGCGAGGTGCTGTTTTTGGGGATCCAGCCGGACATCGTTGGGTTTTATTACCCGATGACGCCGCCGGTGAAAGAGGCGGTGGAAGTGGTTTATTCAAGGCTTGCGGAGTGGGATGGAAATGGTGGATTTGAACCCCTCACCCTAACCCTCTCCCCATAG
- a CDS encoding NADH-quinone oxidoreductase subunit B family protein, whose product MENLLGPRDANGIPVPMTVDESIASMKASLLKKIKRSAYVYRVDCGGCNGCEIEIFATLSPLFDAERFGIKVVPSPRHADILLFTGAVTRAMRSPALRAWQSAPDPKICISYGACGNSGGIFHDLYCVWGGTDKIVPVDVYIPGCPPTPAATLYGFAMALGLLEQKIHAREPGELDNQPAAILHPDMVQPLRVKVDRTARKLAGYRYGRQIADDYLRLLSQGDHQVARWLEAENDPRLNEIVANLNSIVDEARIR is encoded by the coding sequence ATGGAAAACCTACTGGGCCCGCGCGACGCTAACGGCATTCCGGTGCCGATGACGGTGGACGAATCCATCGCCAGCATGAAGGCGTCGCTGCTGAAAAAAATCAAACGCTCGGCCTACGTCTACCGCGTGGACTGCGGCGGCTGCAACGGCTGCGAGATCGAGATCTTCGCTACGCTGTCGCCGCTGTTTGACGCCGAGCGCTTCGGCATCAAGGTGGTGCCGTCCCCGCGTCATGCGGACATCCTGCTGTTTACCGGGGCCGTCACCCGCGCCATGCGATCCCCCGCGCTGCGCGCCTGGCAGTCCGCGCCGGACCCGAAAATCTGCATCTCGTACGGGGCCTGCGGCAACAGCGGCGGTATCTTCCACGACCTCTACTGCGTCTGGGGCGGCACCGACAAAATCGTGCCGGTGGACGTCTACATTCCCGGCTGCCCGCCGACGCCCGCCGCGACGCTGTACGGCTTTGCCATGGCGCTCGGCCTGCTGGAGCAGAAAATCCACGCGCGCGAGCCGGGCGAGCTGGACAACCAGCCTGCCGCCATTTTGCACCCTGACATGGTGCAGCCGCTGCGGGTGAAGGTTGACCGCACGGCGCGGAAACTGGCGGGCTATCGCTACGGGCGTCAGATTGCCGACGATTATCTGCGCCTGCTGAGCCAGGGCGACCATCAGGTGGCGCGCTGGCTGGAGGCGGAAAACGATCCGCGTCTCAATGAGATCGTGGCGAACCTGAACAGCATTGTGGATGAGGCGCGTATCCGATGA
- a CDS encoding 6-phospho-beta-glucosidase: MSVFPQGFLWGGALAANQSEGAYREGGKGLTTVDMIPHGANRLPVKLGKEKRFSLRDDEFYPSHEAIDFYHRYKEDIALMAEMGFTVFRTSIAWSRLYPNGDEPLPNKEGIAFYRAVFEECKKYNIEPLVTLCHFDVPMHLVTEYGSWRNRKMVDFFARYARTCFEEFNGLVKYWLTFNEINIMLHSPFSGAGLVFEEGENEDQVKYQAAHHELVASALATKIAHEVNPENQVGCMLAGGNFYPYSCKPEDVWMALEKDRENLFFIDVQARGSYPAYSARVFREKGVVIVKDPGDDLLLKNTVDFVSFSYYASRCASADMNAGNTSAANIVKSLRNPHIQVSEWGWGIDPLGLRITMNMMYDRYQKPLFLVENGLGAKDVIDENGEINDDYRISYLREHIRAMGDAIEDGVPLMGYTTWGCIDLVAASTGEMSKRYGFVYVDRDDAGNGTLDRKRKKSFWWYKKVIASNGGDLE, encoded by the coding sequence ATGTCTGTTTTTCCACAAGGATTTTTATGGGGCGGCGCGCTTGCCGCTAACCAGAGTGAAGGCGCTTACCGTGAAGGCGGCAAGGGGCTGACGACGGTCGATATGATCCCCCACGGCGCGAACCGCCTGCCGGTGAAGCTCGGTAAGGAAAAGCGTTTTTCGCTGCGTGACGACGAGTTCTACCCGAGCCACGAGGCGATTGATTTTTACCATCGCTATAAAGAGGACATCGCCCTGATGGCGGAGATGGGCTTTACGGTGTTCCGCACCTCGATTGCCTGGAGCCGCCTCTATCCGAACGGCGACGAGCCGCTGCCGAACAAAGAGGGTATTGCCTTCTACCGCGCGGTGTTCGAGGAGTGCAAAAAGTACAACATTGAGCCGCTGGTCACCCTGTGCCACTTCGACGTGCCGATGCACCTGGTGACGGAGTACGGCTCGTGGCGCAACCGTAAGATGGTCGATTTCTTCGCCCGCTACGCCCGCACCTGCTTTGAAGAATTTAACGGGCTGGTGAAATACTGGCTAACCTTCAACGAAATTAACATCATGCTGCACAGCCCGTTCTCCGGCGCGGGGCTGGTGTTTGAGGAAGGTGAAAACGAAGACCAGGTGAAATACCAGGCCGCGCATCACGAGCTGGTGGCGAGCGCGCTGGCGACAAAAATTGCCCACGAGGTAAACCCGGAAAACCAGGTCGGCTGCATGCTGGCGGGCGGGAATTTCTACCCGTACTCCTGCAAGCCAGAAGACGTGTGGATGGCGCTGGAGAAAGACCGCGAGAACCTGTTCTTTATCGACGTGCAGGCGCGCGGCAGCTACCCGGCCTACTCTGCCCGCGTGTTCCGCGAGAAAGGCGTGGTGATTGTGAAAGATCCCGGCGACGATCTACTTCTGAAAAACACCGTCGACTTTGTCTCGTTCAGCTATTACGCCTCGCGCTGCGCGTCGGCGGACATGAACGCGGGAAATACCAGCGCGGCGAATATCGTGAAGTCCCTGCGCAACCCGCACATTCAGGTGAGCGAATGGGGCTGGGGCATCGACCCGCTCGGCCTGCGCATCACCATGAACATGATGTACGACCGCTACCAGAAGCCGCTGTTCCTGGTGGAAAACGGCCTCGGGGCGAAGGACGTTATTGATGAAAACGGCGAAATCAACGACGACTACCGCATCAGCTACCTGCGCGAGCACATCCGCGCCATGGGCGACGCGATTGAGGACGGCGTGCCGCTGATGGGCTACACCACCTGGGGCTGTATCGACCTGGTGGCCGCCTCAACGGGCGAGATGAGCAAGCGCTACGGGTTTGTGTACGTTGACCGCGATGACGCCGGAAACGGCACGTTGGACCGCAAGCGCAAGAAATCATTCTGGTGGTATAAGAAGGTGATTGCGAGTAATGGGGGGGATCTGGAGTAG
- a CDS encoding 4Fe-4S dicluster domain-containing protein, producing the protein MNRFVIADSTVCIGCRTCEAACSETHRLHGLQSMPRLHVMRNEKESAPQLCHHCEDAPCAGVCPVNAITRVDGAVQLNESLCVSCKLCGIACPFGAIEFSGSRPLHIPANANSPKAPPAPPAPARVSTLLDWVPGIRAVAVKCDLCSFDEQGPACVRTCPTKALILVNIRDIARTSKRKRELTINSDFGDLSLLQALNEGAK; encoded by the coding sequence GTGAACCGTTTTGTAATTGCTGACTCGACGGTCTGTATTGGCTGTCGAACCTGTGAGGCGGCGTGTTCGGAAACGCATCGCCTGCATGGGCTGCAGTCCATGCCGCGCCTGCACGTCATGCGTAATGAAAAAGAGTCTGCCCCGCAGCTCTGCCATCACTGTGAAGACGCCCCCTGCGCGGGCGTCTGCCCTGTGAATGCCATCACCCGCGTTGATGGCGCTGTCCAGCTGAACGAAAGCCTGTGCGTAAGCTGCAAGCTGTGCGGCATTGCCTGCCCGTTCGGCGCGATTGAATTTTCCGGCAGCCGCCCGCTGCACATTCCGGCGAATGCCAACTCGCCAAAAGCCCCGCCCGCGCCGCCGGCTCCGGCACGCGTAAGCACGCTGCTGGACTGGGTGCCCGGCATCCGTGCCGTTGCGGTGAAATGCGACCTGTGCAGCTTCGATGAGCAGGGCCCGGCCTGCGTGCGCACCTGTCCGACTAAGGCTTTGATTCTGGTTAACATTCGCGACATCGCCCGTACCAGCAAGCGTAAACGCGAGCTGACCATCAACAGTGATTTTGGCGACCTTTCTCTGCTACAGGCGCTTAACGAGGGGGCGAAATGA
- the hycC gene encoding formate hydrogenlyase subunit 3 translates to MNAAMMITSAVACFAAAAVLAQLFSFHKTLSGLVAGVGGAAGSLMTLAAGGVVLLGGQSVDALVPLIRHAVEIAPLNAIWLVTFGLCGLFISLFNIDWHRHPHAKANGLLVNLLMATAVCTVIASNLGALVVMAEIMALCGVFLTGCSASGKLWFALGRLGTLLLALACWLEWQRFGTLDFAALNGHPLGNDVWLLGVIGFGLLAGIIPLHGWVPQAHANASAPAAALFSVVVMKVGLFGILAITLTGGQPPLWWGVVLLIAGMITAFVGGLYALMEHNIQRLLAYHTLENIGIILLGIGAGVTGLALNHPALIAAGFIGGLYHLVNHSLFKSTLFLGAGSVWFRTGHRDIEKLGGIGKKMPVISLAMLVGLMAMAALPPLNGFAGEWVIYQSFFALGQSDAFIARLLGPLLAVGLAITGALAVMCMAKVYGVTFLGAPRTREAENACCAPLLMGVSVVALALCCIAGGVAAPWLLPLLGNAIPLPLTVANTTVSQPMIALLLIGAPLLPLVLMLFFKRDRLTSRARGAAWACGYEHEQSMVITAHGFAMPVKENFAAVLKLRHWLNPVGWVPGWQSAAAPALFRRLAVIELAVLVVIVISRGA, encoded by the coding sequence ATGAACGCGGCGATGATGATTACCAGCGCGGTAGCCTGTTTTGCTGCCGCCGCTGTTCTGGCGCAGCTCTTCTCTTTCCATAAAACCCTCAGCGGCTTGGTCGCCGGGGTCGGCGGGGCGGCAGGTAGCCTGATGACGTTGGCGGCAGGGGGGGTTGTTCTGCTCGGCGGGCAATCCGTTGACGCGCTCGTGCCGCTGATTCGCCACGCCGTTGAGATCGCGCCGCTGAACGCCATCTGGCTGGTGACGTTCGGCCTGTGCGGGCTGTTTATCAGCCTGTTCAATATCGACTGGCACCGCCACCCGCACGCTAAAGCCAACGGCCTGCTGGTCAATCTGCTGATGGCGACGGCGGTCTGCACCGTTATCGCCAGCAACCTCGGCGCGCTGGTGGTGATGGCGGAGATCATGGCGCTCTGCGGCGTGTTCCTGACGGGCTGCAGCGCCTCCGGCAAGCTGTGGTTTGCGCTGGGACGCCTCGGAACGCTGCTGCTGGCGCTGGCCTGCTGGCTGGAGTGGCAACGCTTTGGCACGCTGGACTTCGCTGCTCTCAACGGCCATCCGCTGGGGAACGACGTCTGGCTGCTGGGCGTTATCGGCTTTGGCCTGCTCGCAGGGATTATCCCGCTTCACGGCTGGGTGCCGCAGGCGCATGCAAATGCCTCCGCGCCCGCCGCCGCGCTGTTTTCTGTGGTGGTGATGAAAGTGGGGCTGTTCGGGATTCTGGCGATTACGCTGACCGGCGGACAGCCGCCGCTGTGGTGGGGCGTCGTGCTGCTGATTGCGGGCATGATCACCGCGTTCGTCGGCGGCCTGTACGCGCTGATGGAGCACAATATCCAGCGTCTTCTGGCGTACCACACGCTGGAAAACATCGGCATCATCCTGCTCGGTATTGGCGCGGGTGTCACCGGGCTGGCGCTCAATCATCCGGCGCTGATTGCCGCCGGGTTTATCGGCGGTCTTTATCACCTCGTCAACCACAGCCTGTTTAAAAGCACCCTGTTCCTGGGCGCGGGCAGCGTCTGGTTCCGCACCGGTCATCGGGATATCGAAAAGCTGGGCGGGATTGGCAAAAAGATGCCGGTGATTTCACTGGCGATGCTGGTCGGGCTGATGGCAATGGCCGCGCTGCCGCCGCTGAACGGCTTTGCCGGGGAGTGGGTGATCTATCAGTCCTTCTTCGCGCTTGGTCAGAGCGACGCATTTATCGCGCGCCTGCTCGGCCCGCTGCTGGCGGTCGGGCTGGCGATTACCGGGGCGCTGGCGGTGATGTGCATGGCGAAAGTCTATGGCGTGACCTTCCTCGGCGCGCCGCGCACCCGCGAAGCGGAAAACGCCTGCTGCGCACCGTTGTTGATGGGCGTGAGCGTGGTCGCGCTGGCGCTGTGCTGCATCGCGGGTGGCGTCGCCGCGCCGTGGCTGCTGCCGCTGCTGGGCAACGCCATTCCGCTGCCGCTGACCGTGGCGAATACCACCGTCTCTCAGCCGATGATCGCGCTGCTGCTGATTGGCGCACCGCTGCTGCCGCTCGTCCTGATGCTGTTCTTCAAACGCGACAGGCTCACCTCCCGCGCGCGCGGTGCGGCGTGGGCCTGCGGCTACGAACACGAACAGTCGATGGTCATCACCGCCCACGGTTTCGCCATGCCGGTGAAGGAGAACTTCGCCGCCGTGCTGAAGCTGCGCCACTGGCTCAACCCGGTGGGCTGGGTACCCGGCTGGCAGAGTGCCGCCGCACCCGCGCTGTTCCGCCGTCTGGCGGTCATCGAGCTGGCCGTGCTGGTGGTCATTGTGATTTCACGAGGAGCCTGA
- a CDS encoding formate hydrogenlyase maturation HycH family protein yields the protein MSETVVFSQLSRKFIDENDATPDAAQQVVYYSLAIGHHLGVIDCLEAALSCPWSEYLAWIATLEEGSTARRKMEGVPKYGEIVIDANHIAMLANAFDAALGRQTPEQQAWSKTLLSMLHDIHQESAIYLMVRRLRD from the coding sequence ATGAGTGAAACGGTGGTGTTCAGCCAGCTGAGCCGTAAGTTTATTGACGAGAACGATGCCACGCCGGATGCGGCGCAGCAGGTGGTCTATTACAGCCTGGCGATTGGGCACCACCTCGGGGTGATTGACTGCCTGGAGGCGGCGCTGAGCTGCCCGTGGTCCGAGTACCTGGCCTGGATCGCCACGCTGGAGGAGGGCAGCACGGCACGGCGCAAGATGGAGGGCGTGCCGAAGTACGGCGAGATCGTCATCGACGCCAACCACATTGCGATGCTCGCCAACGCCTTTGACGCGGCGCTCGGCAGGCAAACCCCCGAGCAGCAGGCGTGGAGCAAAACGCTGCTTAGCATGCTGCACGATATTCATCAGGAGAGCGCCATCTACCTGATGGTGAGGAGATTACGTGACTGA
- a CDS encoding respiratory chain complex I subunit 1 family protein — MSLLLAILQALVLFAAAPLLSGITRVARARMHNRRGPGVLQEYRDLFKLLSRQSVAPDAAGWVFRLTPFVMVGVMLTIATALPVVTVASPLPVLGDLITLIYLFAIARFFFAIAGLDTGSPFTGIGASREAMLGVLVEPILLLGLWVAAQVAGSTHISFITHTVYHWPVSRSIPLVLALCACAFATFIEMGKLPFDLAEAEQELQEGPLTEYSGYGFAVLKWGISLKQLVVLQMFVGVFFPWGQMTHFSAGGLALAVVIAALKLLVGVLVIALFENSMARLRFVETSRITWAGFGFAFLAFVSLLVA; from the coding sequence ATGAGTCTGTTACTGGCAATTCTTCAGGCGCTGGTGCTGTTCGCCGCTGCGCCGCTGCTGTCGGGCATCACGCGCGTGGCGCGCGCCCGGATGCACAACCGTCGCGGTCCTGGCGTGCTTCAGGAGTACCGCGATCTCTTTAAACTGCTCTCTCGTCAGAGCGTCGCGCCGGACGCCGCAGGCTGGGTCTTCCGCCTGACGCCGTTTGTGATGGTGGGCGTGATGCTGACCATCGCCACCGCGCTGCCGGTTGTGACGGTGGCGTCGCCGCTGCCCGTGCTTGGCGATCTGATCACGCTGATTTACCTCTTTGCCATCGCCCGCTTTTTCTTTGCGATTGCGGGCCTGGACACCGGGAGCCCGTTTACCGGCATCGGCGCCAGCCGCGAGGCGATGCTCGGCGTGCTGGTTGAGCCGATCCTGCTGCTGGGGCTGTGGGTCGCCGCACAGGTGGCGGGTTCCACCCACATCAGCTTTATCACCCACACCGTTTACCACTGGCCGGTGTCTCGATCAATCCCGCTGGTGCTGGCGCTGTGCGCCTGCGCGTTCGCCACGTTTATTGAGATGGGCAAACTGCCGTTCGACCTGGCGGAAGCCGAGCAGGAGCTGCAGGAAGGGCCGCTTACCGAGTACAGCGGCTACGGCTTCGCGGTGCTGAAGTGGGGCATCAGCCTCAAACAGCTGGTGGTGCTGCAGATGTTTGTCGGCGTCTTCTTCCCGTGGGGGCAAATGACGCATTTCTCCGCGGGCGGTCTGGCGCTGGCCGTCGTGATTGCCGCCCTCAAGCTGCTGGTCGGCGTGCTGGTGATTGCCCTGTTTGAAAACAGCATGGCGCGCCTGCGTTTTGTGGAAACGTCGCGCATCACCTGGGCCGGTTTTGGTTTTGCATTTTTAGCGTTCGTCTCCTTGCTGGTGGCGTGA
- the hycA gene encoding formate hydrogenlyase regulator HycA → MTIWEISEKADYIAQRHQQLQDQWHLYCNSLVQGITLSKARLHHAMSCAAQGDMRFVLFGHFIINVTLADNFNSHTIEYHLETKDGEKQCIAKAQLMADGMVDGHVSNRDRQQVLEHYLEKIAPVYNGLYAAVEHDLPVNLKQLMDGNASANVA, encoded by the coding sequence ATGACTATTTGGGAAATCAGCGAAAAAGCGGATTACATCGCGCAGCGTCATCAGCAGCTGCAGGACCAGTGGCACCTCTACTGCAACTCTCTGGTTCAGGGCATAACTCTCTCGAAAGCGCGCCTTCACCACGCGATGAGCTGCGCGGCGCAGGGCGACATGCGCTTCGTCCTGTTCGGCCATTTCATCATCAACGTTACCCTGGCGGACAACTTCAACAGCCACACCATTGAGTACCACCTCGAGACAAAAGACGGCGAAAAACAGTGTATTGCGAAGGCGCAGCTGATGGCCGACGGCATGGTGGACGGCCACGTCAGCAACCGCGATCGCCAGCAGGTGCTGGAGCACTATCTGGAAAAAATCGCGCCGGTCTATAACGGCCTGTACGCCGCCGTTGAACACGATCTCCCGGTCAACCTGAAGCAGCTGATGGACGGAAATGCCTCAGCGAACGTGGCCTGA
- the hypA gene encoding hydrogenase maturation nickel metallochaperone HypA, with protein MHEITLCQRALELIEQQAVQNHAKRVTGVWLKVGAFSCVETSALHFCFELVCRGTLAEGCELHIEEQQAECWCEQCQQYVTLLSSKVQRCPQCQSTGLRIVADDGMQIQRLEIEKE; from the coding sequence ATGCACGAAATCACCCTCTGCCAGCGGGCTCTGGAACTTATCGAACAGCAGGCAGTGCAAAACCACGCGAAGCGCGTCACCGGCGTCTGGCTGAAGGTCGGAGCATTTTCCTGCGTCGAGACCAGCGCCCTGCATTTCTGCTTTGAGCTGGTGTGCCGCGGCACGCTGGCGGAAGGCTGCGAGCTCCATATTGAAGAGCAGCAGGCGGAGTGCTGGTGCGAGCAGTGCCAGCAGTACGTCACCCTGCTGTCATCGAAGGTTCAGCGCTGTCCGCAGTGTCAGAGCACCGGTCTTCGCATCGTGGCGGATGACGGCATGCAGATCCAACGCCTCGAAATCGAGAAGGAGTAA
- a CDS encoding formate hydrogenlyase complex iron-sulfur subunit: MFTFIKKVIKTGTQTSRYPLEPMPVDKNFRGKPEHSPQQCIGCAACVNACPSNALTVETDLKTGELAWQFNLGRCIFCGRCEEVCPTVAIRLSQEYELAVWKKEDFLQQSRFDLCSCRVCRRPFAVQKEIDYAIALLQHNGDARAEHHRESFETCPECKRQKCLLPSDRIDITRHMREAS; encoded by the coding sequence ATGTTTACCTTTATCAAAAAAGTGATCAAAACGGGCACGCAGACCAGCCGTTATCCGCTGGAGCCGATGCCGGTGGATAAAAACTTTCGCGGCAAGCCGGAGCACAGTCCGCAGCAGTGCATCGGCTGCGCGGCCTGCGTCAACGCCTGCCCGTCGAACGCCTTAACGGTCGAAACGGATCTCAAAACCGGCGAGCTGGCCTGGCAGTTTAACCTCGGGCGCTGCATCTTCTGCGGCCGCTGCGAGGAGGTCTGCCCGACGGTCGCCATTCGCCTGTCGCAGGAATACGAGCTGGCGGTGTGGAAGAAAGAGGATTTTCTGCAGCAGTCGCGCTTTGACCTGTGCAGCTGCCGCGTCTGCAGACGCCCGTTCGCCGTGCAGAAAGAGATCGACTACGCCATCGCGCTGCTGCAGCACAACGGCGACGCCCGCGCGGAGCATCACCGTGAAAGCTTTGAAACCTGCCCGGAGTGCAAGCGTCAGAAGTGCCTGCTGCCGTCCGACCGTATTGATATCACCCGCCATATGAGAGAGGCCAGCTGA